The Microvirga lotononidis nucleotide sequence GGCTTCGTCTTGCTCATGCGCGATGCCGTTTGCTGGAGGCGCAAGATCTCTTGCGAAGATAAGGCGAACCGGCTCGTCACGACGCCAAACAAGTTCCCGCTAAAATCCTAACAAATTCTTTATCTTCTTTGTTGTCGCTCACTATCATCATGAAGTGGAGGACGGGTCTTTATGAGCATGAGACTGCCCGCGAGAATCGAGCGCAATCCCTATTTATTGATCCGGTCCTCATTGTCTTGAGCATGCGGCGTAGCGGACGGGTTTGTGGCTGAAATAGCTTCGGACGCGCCGGGGCGATTTCGAGAGGCGACGCATATGGCTGACCGTTGCCCGCTTGAGCTGCTGTTTGCTGCGCGCGGGCGCCTGGCGGGTGACAACCTGCTTCAGGTCGGCGTTCAGGCACTCCTCCGGGTTCAGCTCCGGGCTGTAAGCCGGCAGGTAGAAGACCTCGATCTTCGCCCGATGCGCGGTAAGCCAGTCGCGGACCCGGGCGGCGCGATGCACCCGCAGCCGGTCCAGGATCAGGAACACCTTGCGCTTTGCCTCGCGGATCAGGCGTTGCAGGAAACGGATCAAGATTGCGGCATTCACCGCCGCGTCGACAATCATCCAGCGCAAGGCGCCGCGATTGCTCACCGCCGCGATCAGGCTCAGCCCGGCGCGCCGATGGCAGACCCGGATCACCGGCGTCCGGCCCCGGGGCGCATAGCCGCGGCCGCGCACGTCGTCGGCGCGCAGACCGGTTTCGTCACCCCAGAAGATGGTGCCCCGCGCCTGCCGGGCCGCCGCGACGATGGCCGGGTACTCCCGCCGCAGCCAGTGCCGCACCGCGGCCGGGTTCTGCTCGTACGCCCGCCGGAGCGGCTTCTGCGCGGTGAAGCCCCAGCGCGCCAGATACTTGCCCACGGTTCGCACGGCCAGCGCAATCCCACAGCGCTGCCAGATCACCGCACGCACCGCCGCCCGGCTCCACAGGGCGAACGGCAGGTCCAGTTCGTCCGGGGTGTGCCGGCAGATCAGGCGCTGAATCTCGGCCTCCTGGGCGGCATCCAGCAGCCGTTGCTCATCCGGCTTGCGCCCGCGTGGCTTGCTCACCAGCCCCTGCGCGCCCTCGGCCGCAAACCGCTGGCAGATGTCGAAGACCCCGGTTGGCGACAGCCCAACCTGGGCCGCGATCGCCCGGTAGGTCAGCCCGCGCTCCCGGAGCCCAATGACTTGCCGCCGGCGCTCCTCTTGAGCCGCCGCCGGCAGCTTGCGCATGTCCACGTGCTTCATGCTGATGAAGCTGGAGCCAACCAAGACCCTTTCAAGACAATGAGGACCGGCTCAATAATGTAAGTTGCAACCGATGCCGTACTAGGATTTTCACACAGGAGGATCTCACGCGTGCAAGGCTGCATGAGGTGCCTGTTCAGTTGTGACTCAATTTTAGACAGCCAGACAGTTTGGCACCTCCTCCCTGCGGTTGGGCGGAGAGCTGGCCATGGCCGCTGGGATGTTATCTACCGCCCTGGCGTCTGCGCAGACTTCACGAGCTGGCGCAAGGCCGCTGTATCCGGTTCACTGACAACAATCAACTCTTTGCCGCGGGGCTTCTCAGCTGGTTTTCGGGCAACCGAGGATGAAATACCAACGGCGGCAACCTGCGGATTGCGAGGCTGCTTCTCTAGCGGCTTTCCTGAGACTGCTTTGTCCTTGTGGATCGCGCTGGTTTTCTCGCCGATGGCCTCTGTCCGGGATACGTCACGGGTGGCGTCATTGGGTTGGAGGTTTGCACCTTTGGCATCAGCCCTGACGGGGGGATACTCCCCCTGAGCCTGCTCGTGAGACTGGGACAGCTGGTTGATCTCGCGCCGAGCTGCGGCAAGATCTGCACGGAGCTGGGCCATCTCGGAGAGTGACACTCGAGCCTTCGTCTGCTCGGCAACAAGCTGGGTCTGCGTGGCCTGCAGGCTTGTGACCTGATCACGAAACTGGTGTTCGACCGCAGCCGACGTGTGCCCAACGATGGCAAACGAGGTCCATCCTGCGGCGGCGGACAGGCTGAGGGCCAGGATTAGACCGCGGTGTGCGTTCAACAGACGTGGCGCAGACTCTTGGAACATGGGCGCCTCCCGCATACGGAAGATGACTGAAATTCAGCGCCGCTCATTCGGGCCCACGGTTGCGGCGACAAAGAGGCTGAAATGGATTACCTCGGGCCGCCGGCCGCCACGAACCAGGTGACTTTGTTGTCTTAGTTAAGGCCGAATTAAAAGACGGAGAGGTGATGAATAGCCCGCTCGGAGCGATCCCTGATTGCCCGGCATGGTAGCGCAGAGCGCCGTCCCGCTCTGGCGCCTTGGCTGAAAGCTCGACCCTCTCGGCCGGAGTGCCTTCATCCAAACTGTTTATGCAGGCTCAAGCTGCTCGAGCGATCTCAGGGGAGTTCACCAGACGCGAGGTTTCATCACTGCCCAGGCTTGTCAGTGCCTCAAGAACCCGCATCGGAGCTGTCGCTGGAATCAACAGCGCATCGATGGAGGGGCATTCGGCCTCCGCGATCGCCTCGGACAGGAGGATCACCGGCCGGTCTGGGCGGTGCCGATGAAACTCATCGGCCAGGAGCCATCCATCGACAAGCCCGGGAAGGCTTATCTTCGTTACAAGCCAGTCGATTTGAGCGCGCTGCTGACAAAGTGATAGGAGACCCACATTTCCAGTCGGAACAGCGAGGACTTGGAAGCCGCCAGTCCGGAGAATCCCCTCCAGCAACTCGCGTGTGATCGGGTCATTGTCGACGACAAGAACGGTAGCTGAGGCTAGCATCTTTGGAGCATCGCGTATTACTTGGGAGACCGGCCGATATTCTGCCGACTTGGTTGATGCTTCCTTAAACTGTCGTGGCGAACGGGTAGGTGCGCCAAGCTGCCATGCCTGATCCTCGACGGTCCGACCGATTCCAGGCAGGGCACCGATCAATGGCATTGTACAAAATAAGCCTATGATCGTTCGAGGGTCGATCTACGCTGGTTTCGACTGAGACATCCAAGCGAGCAGGATGTGCACGCTGAGGCAGGCCTGAGACAGTGTCCTACCGACCCCTAGCCTTCCGGCTGCTCCCGGCGTGTGAGCCGGTCCACGAGTTCTGCCAGCCGAGCCGGGAGGTGTGTCTCAACCGCTCCATAGGTGAGCCGCAGCCGCTCCCCAAGCTGCTGAAGGTCATTAGAGGCCAGCGATTGATCGAACGTGGAGTGAGTTGGGATTGAAAACGTGACTTCCGGGGCATCGGGCAGCGGCGCGAGGGCTGTAGAAATTGGAGTGGCGCAGTCTCCAGCATGCTTAGGATATGGGGTTAAGCAGCAACGTCAATCATCTCCTGGCTCGATGAGATTTTGGGAAGCGTCTTCCAGCCATCGACCTTGCGCATCGTGATCTGGCCGGACGCCAGCAGCGCCCAGAACAGCATGGCCGCGGTCGCCGCTGAAGGCAGCACCGTCTGGGTCTTGATCCGCCGCTTGAACTCCTCATGCAGCCGCTCGATCGCATTGGTGGTTCGGGCCGACTTCCACTGCGAGGGCGGCAGCTTTGTGAACGCAAACAGTGCCTCGCCGGCCTCCTCCAGGCTGTCGGCCACCGCCGGATGCCGCAGCTGCCATTTGCGAACAAAGGCTTTGCGCCGCTCCTTCATCTCCTCGGCCGTGGCGGCATAGATCATATCCGTGTAATCGGCCGTGATCTCCTCATGCAGCCGCTTGGGCGCATGGGCGAGCAGATTGCGGTGCTTATGCACCGTGCAGCGCTGCAGCGGGACCCCCTCCCACACCGCCGCGAGCGCCTGCTCCAGGCCCGGCGCGCCATCCACAATGACAAAGGCCGGCCGGCGCAGCTGGCGTGCCACGAGGTCGTCGAGCACCGCACGCCAGGCGGCCGTGGTCTCCCCGCCCATGTTCTTGACCGCCAGCAGCACCTTCTGGCCATCCTCGCGCACCCCGATCACCACCAGCAGCGAAATCGAGGTCGCCTTCCTGTCGAGCCGGACCCGCACCACCGTGCCGTCGAGGATCAGCCGCACGATCGGCTCGTCGGCGAGCGAGCGCTGGTTCCAGGCTTGCCAGTCGGTCTGCACCTTGCGCCAGACCCGGCTGACCGTGTCCTTGCCGATGGCTCCGCCGAACAGGGCGGCTAAGGCCCGGCGGACCCGCCGGGTGTTGGTGCCGGCCAGATACGCTGAGGCAATCAGCGCATCGGCGGCCTTGGTGCGCCGCTGATAAGCCCGAAGGGTTGCGCTTCTCCACTCAGTGGTGCGGCCATCCTCGGTACGCAAGCGCGCTCGCGGCACCGAAATCTCTGTCTGGCCAAAGGTGCCGGTCAGGCTGCGGCAGCGGCTGCCATGGCGATAGCCGTGAGTGGAGGCGGGTGGTGCGGGACGCTCCTTGCGGCCATAGCGCGGCCGGCCCAGAGCCGCCTCGAGTTCCGCCTGAATGAGGGCTTCGATCCAGCCCCGCACCCGCTCGCGCACGCCGGTCTCGATCGGGTCGATCCAATCGTCGAAAAGCCGGGCTTGCGGCTGGCCGGCAGGATGCGCAGCATCTGTCTTGCTGATAAGGTCCGTCATGGCGTGGTCTCCCACGGGACCGGAGCGCTCCAACGCCCGAATCCCGCTGTGTGGGTTGCAGCACCCGGAGACTACGCCACCCTCAAAAGTCTACCACCTCCCGGACGGCACCGGGCATCGATCGGGAGCAGGGCTTGCATTGAGACACTCTCGTTGGTGGCAGGACTGTGCCGCTGAATGCCCCTATGTGCTTGCCCTCGTTCAGGGTCCCTTGCTGGCAGAGCAGCGGCATAATGTGGCAAATGTACGGACAGAAGGTCGTGAGTGTCTTGGCTCCAACCCCTCGCCTGTTCTACGTGAAAGGTAAAATTCCCTATTCGACAGGTTTCCAGCAGGGTCTCTCGGGTCAACGCCGGCAAACGGAGGATGGCGACTGGGAGGCTACCCCCTGGATCAAGGATGTGCGCTGGATCGCCACAATCTGCTCCACTGAAAAGCGTCTCTTGCGCATGACAAACCTCCCTGAGCCCTCAAGGAAATTTGCCGACCAGACTAACAGAGCGGCTGGACCACTTCGTCCGTGTCACCTCAGTTACATCGCCAACTCCATGAGTTGCGACAAACCAACATAAGTTAACAAAAGCTTGCCCTACTGTCGGCTTCCCGACAGACGGATTACCTCCGAATCAGCATAGTCTTGTTGAGATAAGCAAGAACTGCGGGGGCGCTATACGGTCGTCAGCACATTGCCAGTCATCCTCCGAAGAAGAGGTGGCGGCATGGCTGCGCACTTGGGTGTCTCAATGAAGCGTGAGAAACAAAAGCTTCTGCCGAGTAAGCGTCGGCATGTCATCCGCCTTGAGCGCCAACTCGCAGCTGTCGAAGCACAAATTGCACGCCTTGAACAAGATCGGCACTTGGGCCTCGCGGAGCAGGATCATTTCTTTCTTTGGAAGCGGCCCTCACTCTTTGTGTCGTGGCGTCCACAGGTGCTCCACTAATCTCCCAATCATCATGACATGATCCTGCCGACGTGCCGATCCTCGCAAGAAATCTCACCAACTCCAACAGCGAGGCGGAGCTATGACAAGAGCAACAGGAACCGGAGGAATGTGATGTTTGCTAACACGCTCAAACACCTGACTTCAGAACAGTCTCAACGGCCTACAGAGACTTACTCCCCAGACATTCTGCCTCTGATGCAGTCGCTGTTAGGGAGCTTGGCCGACATCGATTTTGAGTTCCAGAACGACCGTGAAACGATCCTGCAGAGCACAATCGAAGAACCTCTGAAACACAGGGCCATTGCCACCCTCAAAGAGCGTCATCACGAACGGCGCGCTCCTTATGTGAGAGAACTCGATGAGCTAGAGCGGCAAATTCAAATGACCTTTACATAGAAGTGTAGTTAGTATGGAAAGCCGCACCGAGGGCCTCTCTGCTTCGGGTATGGCTGATGCGCAGCAGCAAGGTGCTGGCAGACGGGCAGATAGCTCACTTGTCTGCAGGTTATGCAGCGTGCGAAGGCAGCAGGATTGGCACATGACACCAGTTATGACCTTCCGGTGACGCAGGAAGACCTCGCGGATGCGATTAGAATGTCAATGGTTCACGTCAACCGTACCCTCATGGTTCTTCGCGCGGCAGGGGCAGTGGAATTCCAAAGCGGCAAGCTGACCGTGAGTGACAGGGACGAGCTGGTCGAGATAGCGGAGTTGGACGCGGGCTGCTCGCACCATCACCAGTAACTCACGCATTCCAATGATCTGCGAGCCGCTGGTTGCATGTCGCAGCAATAGCGGGACTGTCAACTTGACGCCCGGTGGGCAGAGCTGCGGCGAGTGCAGTCATCGAGCCAGTCTAAATCAGCCGACGAGGGCAGCACCGGTCGCATCGCGCCATGAATTGAAGGCGCAATCGCGGGTCACGCGATACTCATTGGCAGAAAGACGGTGACGGTGGACCTGGAAGTGGTTGTGGATCGGAGTGTGAATAGATAGAAATTGTTGGGCATGCTGGACTGATTTGAACCGCCGCATGTGGCGCTCACGTCGTCGGCTGGGTTGGTGCGAGACTTCGCAGCGATTATTCAGGTATCGACTCTGCCGATGTTCGACAGCCGGAAGGATCTCGCGTTTGGCCGCAGCATAGGAGGCGAGTTTGCCCGTCACGATGACCCTCGGCACATAGCACAAGCCCTTAAGCAGCTTGCAAATGAAACGCTTGGCCGCCTTCTTGTTGTGCCGGCTCTGCACCAGCACGTCGAGCACGTTGCCGTGCTGATCAACAGCCCGCCAGAGGTAGTGCAGTTTGCCGCCGCGCTTCCTGGTCTCCCCATCGTCCCGTGGCGGCGACCCCGAACTCGTCATTGAGTTAGAGGATGGTTTCAGGCTCGTCCTAACAGCCAGCTTCGAGCAGATTGAAGACATGGCGGATGTTCTGGACGCTGCCGGTCCTGAAGAGAAGAGCGTCCTGAATCAGCTGCCAGCTTTTGTGCGAAAGGGCAGTTCCGCCGGTTGACCCGAGCTGACGGACTGATGCGCGCGATAGGTCACCTCTCGCGCGCATCAGTCCGGAGTGTACCTTAGCCTGCTCCAGTGCCCCCGATGTCGGAGCATCCCTTCTGGCTCTCGATGAATTCGATCTTGGCGTCGACAAGATCAGCCAGAGCGCTGTCCGGGGTCAGGACCCGCAAATCCATGGACGCCTGTTTAAGCTCAGTTAAGGTCGCTCCATCCAGCAATGTTCGTTCTGCAATGTGTGATGCTTCTGCGTAAGACATCCTTAAAACCTTTGACTCTTGTATGAACTGGCATTTGACGCCCGGAAGGAGACCTTCGGACGTTCCGTCGCGGGTCACTTGAGGGCGCAAATGCCCTCTGGAACCCATTTCCAATGGTGAACGTCGGCAAGGAGACGAGGTGCTATATGATCCTCTGAACGTCTCCAGTTACCGTGACATCGTTTGCGCGTGTCTGGCCTAGGAACTGCGCGCTTGTCTTTGATATTCCGTCTATGAGGGTCTGCCGCCCTTCGTGGATCCCAGGTCGGTGAGCAGGATCATGCCATCCGGTCCATGCGCGACCCATTGGCAGTGACTGGCATAGTCGAGGCCTAGGTCAAACGCATCGCCTCGCTGCCCCAAGCTGAGGACCCACCAGTGCCGCAGCTTTTGGAGAGGCACACCCTCCCCTTCGGTCTTGCCCAGCCCTCGTACAAGATGGCGTACGATATGGCGGGCGATGCTCTCGGCCGGGTCGGTGCTCACGATTGGCGACCAGTGCGGCTTTGCAGGGATTGCCCCTGCATGAGTTCTTCAGGTGCATAGCCCAGAAGTTCGGCAAGCCGAAGCCGAGCTCGGTTGACTCGGCTCTTGATCGTCCCAATCGGGATCCCGCTGACCGTCGCGGCCTCTTCGTATGTAAGCCCGTGAGCGCCGACGAGAAGCAACGCCTCACGCTGGTCGGGAGCAAGTTTCGGTAACGCATTCTGCAGATCTTGGAGGTTGAGCCCGTCCATTTGCCCCGGAGCGATGGTCAACTGTGCAGCGTAGGCTCCATCCGGATCGGCAACCTCACGACTGCGCCTGCGATAGTCGGTGTAGTAGCCGTTGCGCAAGATCGTGAAGAGCCACGCGTTCAGGTTCGTGCCCGGCTGGAAGAGAGCCCGCTTGCTCAAGGCCTGAAGCATGGTGGCTTGCACGAGATCATCGGCGCGATCTGGACTTTTCGTCAGGGAGATTGCGAAGGCACGCAGGATCGGTTGTGCTTCCACGATCCCATCCCGAAACTCTGATAGCTGCGCCTCTGTCCTGAGTGCAAGGTGGCAGTCGATCGTGGCCGCCAAGATCCTGAGCGACTCCGGCACGGGCCAAGGGCCCATCGCTTCATCCGCCAACCGCAGCTGCTGCCCCAAATGATCCTGGATATCCCCCGCTAGTGCCGGCCGATAGCCTGGCAATGCGATGGCGCTCTGCGATGTGGGAGAAGGATTGCTGGGCATGTTGCACTCCGCGACAGACGGCGGGAGCGCGCGATGTCTCTCAGCCGCCAGCGCCTAGGGCCATTTACCAGCGGTACTGACAAACGTGGGGTTGGTCAGCGCGAGCTACAAGGCAAAAGTGATTGAAATCGACAACCCGGCTGACGGACTCGACAATGTCCGTGCGTGACAGCGACACCATGGCCCGCCTATGTGGCATGAGCCTGGAGTTCAGATCAGTCGCGATCAGAGTTTTGATCCGGCGAGGGAATATCCCGGTCGCCGTAGCCACGCCGCCCGTTGAGTTTTACCTTTGGGAACGGTGCGGGACGATCTTCGAGCATCCTGACGGCTTTCCAAACCGAGTTCACAACTCTCTGAGTGAGGCTGAGAGGGCGCTTGCCCATGACGGGTTCGTCTCCTTCTACCTAACTGCACAACGGCAGTCGCTTCGCACACAATTAGTCGTTTGCCTTTCGGTCGAGGACTTGAGAGAACGCGACTGTCAGCACCGTTTGATTGGCCTTGTCCATGACCTCGACGCACCAGCTTCGCCGGTTCTCGCCGATCTGATCACCTTCCGTGATCATGCCGCGCACCTTGGCCATGGCAGCATCTCGCGCCGCCTGAAGGTCAGGATACTTTTCTCCTTCAGGATCGTCGACCAAGCCGTCTTCAGTCCTGAGGTTGAAGTAGTACAGAGCCGTTTCCGCCCTTGGCTCGGGAGCCTGCGGCGGCTTGTGGGAGGGGTAACCGGAGCAAGGCGGGCCGCCCTCATCGTCCCGCCGCTTGAGATCGTCGCGCTGGCTCGGGTGCTTTGGAGCCTTGCTCATGCCGAAAGGGTTAAGACGAGCAGCAGGCTTTTTGATGTCGGACGGCAAGAGTGCTGCGGTCTCTTATGCCCTGCCACTGGGCCGCCACGACTTAGATCGTGCGGGTTGATGTCAGCATCCGGTGCAGATCCCCTTCGAGACCTCTCTCAACTTGCGATCCCTGGCGCGCTCCGCGGCTTCGGCCTTTTGTCGAGCCTTGGCTGCCAATGCGGCCGATTCCTCAGCCGTATATGGTCGCGACGGGGTGGCTTTTAGACTTCGTGCCTCAGGCGCGGCCCTGTCCTGGGCCATGACCCCCGAAGATAACACCGACAAGGCAAGCAGGGCCGTAACGATCGTAACTCGCATGGGAGCGCTCCTCGAGGAGCGTATCGGCGGCTCCAAGCCTGGATATAGGAGCGGCGACCTGGATCCCCAGTCCTTGGGCGGCGATGTGAGCTAATTTTTAGAAGCCCCCGAATAAGCCATTATCCTGGCTGATGGTTCATCGCGACCTCTGGTCGAGAGAAACCTTTCATGCACATTTCTGCACCCCTCCTTGTCGCTACGCTCTGCCTGACAAGCCTAGCCCACGCTCAGAGCACCCCGCCTGCCTCCGGCGCGCCTCAGTTCATCACGATTGGCAGCGATGCCATCCTGAGTTCGCGGCTCATCGGCCTGAATGTTCAAACCGCGAGTGGCGAGGGTATGGGCAAGATCGAAGACATCGTCTTCGAGGGCGGTGAGATTATGGGGGTCGTGTTGTCCGTGGGAGAGATTCTGGGAGGCGG carries:
- a CDS encoding IS630 family transposase — its product is MKHVDMRKLPAAAQEERRRQVIGLRERGLTYRAIAAQVGLSPTGVFDICQRFAAEGAQGLVSKPRGRKPDEQRLLDAAQEAEIQRLICRHTPDELDLPFALWSRAAVRAVIWQRCGIALAVRTVGKYLARWGFTAQKPLRRAYEQNPAAVRHWLRREYPAIVAAARQARGTIFWGDETGLRADDVRGRGYAPRGRTPVIRVCHRRAGLSLIAAVSNRGALRWMIVDAAVNAAILIRFLQRLIREAKRKVFLILDRLRVHRAARVRDWLTAHRAKIEVFYLPAYSPELNPEECLNADLKQVVTRQAPARSKQQLKRATVSHMRRLSKSPRRVRSYFSHKPVRYAACSRQ
- a CDS encoding response regulator; this translates as MPLIGALPGIGRTVEDQAWQLGAPTRSPRQFKEASTKSAEYRPVSQVIRDAPKMLASATVLVVDNDPITRELLEGILRTGGFQVLAVPTGNVGLLSLCQQRAQIDWLVTKISLPGLVDGWLLADEFHRHRPDRPVILLSEAIAEAECPSIDALLIPATAPMRVLEALTSLGSDETSRLVNSPEIARAA
- a CDS encoding IS256 family transposase codes for the protein MTDLISKTDAAHPAGQPQARLFDDWIDPIETGVRERVRGWIEALIQAELEAALGRPRYGRKERPAPPASTHGYRHGSRCRSLTGTFGQTEISVPRARLRTEDGRTTEWRSATLRAYQRRTKAADALIASAYLAGTNTRRVRRALAALFGGAIGKDTVSRVWRKVQTDWQAWNQRSLADEPIVRLILDGTVVRVRLDRKATSISLLVVIGVREDGQKVLLAVKNMGGETTAAWRAVLDDLVARQLRRPAFVIVDGAPGLEQALAAVWEGVPLQRCTVHKHRNLLAHAPKRLHEEITADYTDMIYAATAEEMKERRKAFVRKWQLRHPAVADSLEEAGEALFAFTKLPPSQWKSARTTNAIERLHEEFKRRIKTQTVLPSAATAAMLFWALLASGQITMRKVDGWKTLPKISSSQEMIDVAA
- a CDS encoding sigma-70 family RNA polymerase sigma factor, whose translation is MPSNPSPTSQSAIALPGYRPALAGDIQDHLGQQLRLADEAMGPWPVPESLRILAATIDCHLALRTEAQLSEFRDGIVEAQPILRAFAISLTKSPDRADDLVQATMLQALSKRALFQPGTNLNAWLFTILRNGYYTDYRRRSREVADPDGAYAAQLTIAPGQMDGLNLQDLQNALPKLAPDQREALLLVGAHGLTYEEAATVSGIPIGTIKSRVNRARLRLAELLGYAPEELMQGQSLQSRTGRQS
- a CDS encoding DUF6894 family protein is translated as MSKAPKHPSQRDDLKRRDDEGGPPCSGYPSHKPPQAPEPRAETALYYFNLRTEDGLVDDPEGEKYPDLQAARDAAMAKVRGMITEGDQIGENRRSWCVEVMDKANQTVLTVAFSQVLDRKAND
- a CDS encoding PRC-barrel domain-containing protein, translated to MHISAPLLVATLCLTSLAHAQSTPPASGAPQFITIGSDAILSSRLIGLNVQTASGEGMGKIEDIVFEGGEIMGVVLSVGEILGGGPRYVAVDPSGISIRYVEGDHMWQATMNATLDQLKSAPEFRYEGKWKR